In Morganella morganii, the following are encoded in one genomic region:
- a CDS encoding ATP-binding protein, whose translation MAKQIIQGTTEINSSGIKNHFVSVEPVQAILELVWNGFDAGAKNININIVYDHFNTVKNLTILDDGDGINFTDLGSNFNRFNDSLKKTSIDQHGSKGRGRLSFHKLCHQANWYTKYQGRNACIKINDDDIKVYEAQIDINAEEQNSLLNVMDKGTCVELTLLHSSLPDRNKLISILSNEFCCKLALDDERKIFLNGAEIDIPEHEIKEISFEIENNDFMVKGIRWDKKPATEKSFIYLTDSSGKIVHKESTTFNKKRDFHLSVFVSSIWADTFSANGDDIFSTAKSNPDSKVWKYLVKNILKFSRYIYDDFLRVQVEKAIQKLEEDGAFPTYNEYDITYANWKRNNIKQVVRSIYIADPQFLVSLNIKQKKVIIRLLDKMLVSNQNEDLFDILESVLDLSDSDLSRFASQLKKTKLENIISSIEELQRRRFAVEKLKLIMNEHYKEVLETPDLQKIIENNTWLFGERYETIGAEEDTFTKIAKSLRDSVYSINNIDAQDVENGEDIVGAKRQTDLFLARRIPTFDSNGNKIFRCIIIEIKRPSIALNVKHLRQLEDYAAIIKRHPEFSSQNLHFELILIGRKISSQDIEIPTRLSNYAGRGDVGLVSDDANMKRYVKNWYTIFDTFELTNSFMLEKLQMERDVIENKSREELVKELQEDSVDV comes from the coding sequence ATGGCAAAGCAGATTATTCAAGGTACAACTGAAATCAACAGCTCGGGTATCAAGAATCATTTTGTGTCAGTTGAACCTGTACAGGCGATATTGGAACTCGTATGGAATGGATTTGATGCTGGCGCTAAGAATATTAACATCAACATAGTTTATGACCATTTTAATACAGTAAAAAACTTGACCATTCTTGATGATGGTGACGGGATAAACTTTACTGATTTAGGCAGCAACTTTAATCGATTTAACGATTCATTAAAAAAAACAAGCATTGATCAACACGGTTCTAAAGGTCGAGGGCGTTTATCATTTCATAAGCTTTGTCATCAAGCTAACTGGTATACTAAATATCAAGGTAGAAATGCTTGTATTAAAATTAATGATGACGATATTAAGGTATATGAAGCTCAAATTGATATCAATGCTGAAGAGCAAAACAGTTTATTGAATGTAATGGATAAGGGGACGTGTGTTGAATTAACATTATTACATTCAAGCCTTCCAGATAGAAATAAATTAATTTCTATTCTGTCCAATGAGTTTTGTTGTAAATTGGCATTAGATGATGAAAGGAAGATTTTTTTAAATGGTGCTGAAATTGATATCCCTGAACACGAAATAAAAGAGATCTCTTTTGAGATTGAGAATAATGATTTTATGGTGAAAGGAATACGCTGGGATAAAAAACCGGCGACTGAAAAATCATTTATTTATTTAACTGATAGTTCAGGGAAAATTGTCCACAAAGAATCGACAACATTCAATAAAAAAAGAGACTTTCATTTAAGCGTGTTTGTTTCATCTATTTGGGCTGATACTTTCAGTGCTAATGGCGATGATATTTTCTCCACAGCTAAAAGCAATCCTGATTCAAAAGTATGGAAATATTTAGTTAAAAATATTTTGAAGTTCTCAAGATATATATATGATGATTTCCTTAGAGTGCAGGTTGAAAAAGCCATACAAAAACTTGAGGAGGATGGTGCATTTCCTACATACAATGAATACGATATAACATATGCTAACTGGAAAAGAAATAATATCAAGCAGGTTGTGAGAAGTATTTATATTGCTGATCCTCAGTTTTTGGTATCACTGAATATAAAGCAGAAAAAGGTAATCATCAGACTTCTTGATAAGATGCTTGTGTCAAACCAAAATGAAGATTTATTTGATATCCTTGAAAGTGTTTTAGATTTAAGTGATAGTGATCTTTCTAGATTTGCATCACAATTGAAAAAAACAAAATTAGAAAATATTATAAGTTCAATTGAGGAATTACAAAGAAGGCGTTTTGCAGTTGAGAAGTTAAAGCTAATAATGAATGAGCATTATAAAGAAGTTCTAGAAACGCCTGACTTACAAAAAATCATTGAAAATAATACATGGTTATTTGGTGAAAGATACGAAACTATAGGTGCGGAGGAAGATACTTTTACTAAGATTGCAAAATCATTGAGGGATAGCGTTTACTCCATTAATAACATAGATGCACAAGATGTAGAAAATGGAGAGGATATTGTAGGTGCCAAGAGACAAACTGATTTATTCTTAGCGAGAAGGATACCAACCTTCGACTCTAATGGTAATAAGATTTTCAGATGCATAATTATTGAAATTAAAAGGCCAAGTATAGCCCTAAATGTTAAGCATTTACGTCAACTAGAGGATTATGCTGCGATTATTAAACGGCACCCTGAGTTTTCTAGCCAAAATTTGCATTTTGAATTAATTCTTATAGGTAGAAAAATTTCTAGTCAAGATATAGAGATTCCTACTCGCTTGTCAAATTATGCTGGCCGTGGTGATGTTGGTTTAGTATCTGATGATGCAAATATGAAGCGTTATGTTAAGAATTGGTACACAATATTTGATACTTTTGAATTGACAAATAGTTTCATGCTTGAAAAATTACAAATGGAAAGAGATGTAATTGAAAATAAATCCAGGGAGGAGCTTGTTAAGGAATTACAAGAAGATAGTGTTGATGTTTAA
- a CDS encoding site-specific integrase, translating into MAARPRSHNIIVPNLYCKLDKRNNKTYWQYKHPLTGKFHSLGTDEKEAKEVAIQANMIIAEQQTKQILSINDRLSGIKNARQGISVSVWLDKYLEIQNERVREGELKPNSLKQKNKPVNLFREHCGMLKLKDITALEIAEITDQVKAAGHNRMAQVVRMVLIDVFKEAQHAGHVPPGYNPAQATKQPRNRIKRERLSLEEWQAIFSQAEHYPHYLRCGMLLAVVTGQRLGDISDMKFSDVWDDMLHIEQEKTGVKLAIPLSLRCQAIGMSLREVITFCRDRVVSKYLVHYQHTTSQAQKGEKVTANTLTTTFRKARDKCGIKWEEGTAPTFHEMRSLSERLYRQQGINTKNLLGHKNQQQTDKYHDDRGKDWIRVLI; encoded by the coding sequence ATGGCTGCGAGACCACGCTCTCATAATATTATTGTCCCTAATTTGTACTGCAAACTTGATAAAAGAAACAACAAGACATATTGGCAGTACAAGCATCCGTTGACAGGTAAATTTCACAGCCTGGGTACCGATGAGAAAGAAGCAAAGGAAGTCGCTATCCAGGCAAATATGATAATTGCCGAACAACAAACAAAACAAATACTGAGTATCAATGATCGCCTGTCAGGAATTAAAAACGCCAGACAAGGGATCAGTGTCAGCGTGTGGCTTGATAAATACCTTGAAATTCAGAACGAACGAGTACGTGAAGGTGAACTAAAACCTAACTCGCTGAAGCAGAAAAATAAACCTGTAAATTTATTCCGGGAACACTGCGGCATGCTGAAACTTAAAGATATTACCGCACTGGAAATAGCTGAAATCACAGATCAAGTTAAAGCGGCCGGCCATAACCGAATGGCTCAGGTTGTCAGAATGGTGCTGATCGACGTTTTCAAAGAAGCCCAGCATGCCGGTCACGTACCTCCGGGATATAACCCAGCGCAGGCAACCAAACAGCCACGAAACAGAATAAAGCGCGAACGGCTTTCACTGGAAGAATGGCAGGCGATATTCAGCCAGGCGGAGCATTACCCTCACTATCTCAGATGCGGAATGCTGTTGGCTGTCGTAACGGGACAGCGCCTGGGAGATATTTCTGATATGAAGTTTTCGGATGTATGGGACGACATGCTACACATCGAACAGGAAAAGACCGGCGTAAAATTGGCTATCCCCCTCTCACTGAGATGTCAGGCAATAGGTATGTCGTTACGCGAAGTTATTACTTTCTGCCGGGATCGTGTTGTCAGTAAATACCTGGTGCATTATCAGCACACCACATCACAGGCGCAAAAAGGAGAAAAAGTAACAGCCAATACGCTGACTACAACTTTCCGGAAAGCCAGGGATAAATGCGGAATAAAATGGGAGGAAGGAACAGCACCGACATTTCATGAAATGCGGTCATTATCGGAGCGTTTATACCGGCAACAGGGAATTAACACCAAAAATCTGCTGGGCCATAAAAATCAGCAACAAACCGATAAATATCATGATGATCGTGGCAAAGATTGGATAAGAGTGTTGATATAA
- a CDS encoding excisionase, translated as MSRMVDLEAWAEHEFGDEAPSRRTLYKYAKSHMMVPPALKVGKKWMVDRDARYVGIISKPQLPGNSGDMLRRILSDGCETTLS; from the coding sequence ATGTCAAGAATGGTAGATCTTGAAGCGTGGGCAGAACATGAGTTTGGTGATGAGGCTCCGAGCAGGCGGACATTATATAAATATGCGAAATCTCACATGATGGTACCACCAGCTTTAAAAGTCGGTAAAAAATGGATGGTAGATCGTGACGCTCGTTATGTCGGAATTATTTCGAAACCTCAATTACCGGGCAATTCTGGCGATATGTTAAGAAGGATTTTGTCTGATGGCTGCGAGACCACGCTCTCATAA
- a CDS encoding LexA family protein: MDTVGSRIKRLRSLTKTTQNDLGKYCGVSGVAVGYWEKDLNLPNGDALIKLAQFFNTSEAYILHGISSKQADSVVTTMQRLPVISYVQAGKFTESIPSEIYDEATEYLETSIKVSPNSFALIVQGDSMTNPTGTPSIPEGVMVIVDPSAEATHGKIVVARLNGTNDVTIKKLVIDGPNRFLSPLNPRYPNIAINGNCEIVGVVKGVQYEL, translated from the coding sequence ATGGATACTGTAGGAAGCAGGATTAAGCGGCTTAGAAGCCTGACAAAGACGACTCAAAATGACTTGGGAAAGTATTGCGGTGTGTCTGGTGTTGCTGTTGGGTATTGGGAGAAAGATCTAAACCTACCAAATGGTGACGCCCTGATTAAATTAGCTCAGTTTTTTAACACCTCTGAGGCCTATATTTTACATGGTATTTCCTCAAAACAAGCTGATAGTGTTGTTACTACAATGCAGCGATTGCCGGTAATTTCCTATGTACAGGCAGGTAAATTCACAGAAAGTATCCCCTCTGAAATATATGATGAAGCTACCGAATATTTAGAGACTTCCATTAAAGTGTCACCGAATAGTTTTGCGCTTATAGTTCAGGGTGATTCCATGACAAACCCAACTGGAACGCCCTCCATTCCGGAAGGAGTTATGGTTATTGTCGATCCGTCTGCAGAAGCCACCCACGGCAAAATAGTTGTTGCTAGACTAAACGGGACTAATGACGTTACCATTAAAAAATTGGTTATAGATGGCCCCAATAGATTTTTGTCCCCACTGAATCCTCGTTATCCGAATATTGCAATTAACGGCAACTGCGAAATTGTTGGCGTTGTCAAAGGCGTACAGTACGAACTCTAA
- a CDS encoding Cro/CI family transcriptional regulator translates to MTTSEVESYFGDANKVADFFGITPEAFYQWKKRPGGLIPKSRAFEAACRTDGKLKFDPILYKQGTKTL, encoded by the coding sequence ATGACCACCAGCGAAGTTGAAAGCTATTTCGGAGATGCAAACAAAGTAGCTGATTTTTTTGGAATAACCCCTGAAGCATTTTACCAATGGAAGAAACGACCGGGAGGTCTGATCCCTAAAAGCAGAGCATTTGAAGCAGCCTGCCGTACTGACGGAAAGCTGAAGTTCGATCCAATCCTTTACAAGCAGGGTACCAAAACTCTCTGA
- a CDS encoding YmfL family putative regulatory protein, translated as MKNESLKEVVREMCSATNGGREVMAGALGMSATSFNNRFYEKNGCRFFDHHDLMTMQEVSGTKLYAEYVATESEMLLVERINLDDLDEPELFRLHSKVAANQGALAVFMDKSLEDGQVDSEEEKQLKKLLDRTVATGRTFIYAFIKYHKKG; from the coding sequence ATGAAGAATGAATCACTGAAAGAAGTCGTAAGAGAGATGTGCAGCGCTACTAATGGTGGGCGCGAAGTTATGGCCGGTGCACTTGGTATGTCTGCCACGTCGTTCAATAACCGATTTTATGAAAAGAACGGCTGCAGGTTCTTCGATCACCACGACCTGATGACGATGCAGGAAGTCTCCGGGACGAAACTGTATGCCGAATATGTTGCAACAGAATCTGAAATGCTGCTGGTGGAAAGAATCAATCTTGATGATCTGGACGAGCCCGAATTATTTCGCCTGCATAGCAAGGTAGCGGCTAATCAGGGGGCACTGGCTGTGTTTATGGATAAATCACTGGAAGACGGGCAGGTAGACAGTGAAGAAGAAAAACAACTGAAAAAACTGTTGGATCGGACTGTGGCGACAGGAAGGACATTTATCTATGCATTCATTAAGTACCACAAGAAAGGGTGA
- a CDS encoding DUF4222 domain-containing protein has translation MKETADNLDRYYTDSRGRKVHVVRFDRQNSRVIFMRDGYEHPCFEPLKTFQERYTRVDEVNHE, from the coding sequence ATGAAAGAAACAGCTGACAATCTGGATCGGTATTACACCGACAGCCGCGGGCGGAAAGTTCATGTTGTCCGGTTTGACCGGCAAAACAGCCGGGTGATTTTCATGCGTGACGGCTATGAGCATCCGTGCTTTGAACCTCTGAAAACCTTTCAGGAGCGGTATACACGCGTGGATGAGGTGAACCATGAGTAA
- a CDS encoding conserved phage C-terminal domain-containing protein, protein MSNLLLKSRPLVIIPELAVRLGVSEAIVLQQVQYWLNDTASGVEIDGRRWIYNTIDQWKEQFPFYSEKTIKRAFTNLKTLGVLNVEQLKKASHDRTNYYSINHEHPLLSDGVKMSSPNGSKCPHRAGQNDHVEEVSMNSSNGSDCPDLTETTTEITTENTTENTTENSCPVPAEQDPAKEVLDYFNLTTNSNYRDGKTTMGHIRARLAENYLPSDLNLITDYLTEKWQNDSRMRDYLRPKTLFSPENCEEYFAKAQKWHESGRPACVNGHWLKPGEVHVEIDPLERDEAFARLISSGSKPRNRIEEIALKMAGKTGIRRQTEFMGRKTWIYIWKQATEQAAKEQEAA, encoded by the coding sequence ATGAGTAATTTACTACTGAAAAGCCGTCCGCTGGTAATCATTCCTGAGCTGGCAGTCCGGCTTGGTGTGAGTGAAGCGATAGTACTTCAGCAGGTTCAGTACTGGCTTAACGATACTGCCTCAGGTGTTGAAATTGATGGTCGCCGCTGGATTTACAATACGATAGATCAGTGGAAAGAGCAGTTTCCGTTTTACTCAGAAAAAACCATCAAACGGGCGTTTACTAACCTGAAAACCCTGGGTGTTCTGAACGTTGAGCAACTTAAAAAAGCATCTCATGACCGAACGAATTACTACTCAATAAACCATGAACACCCGCTTCTTTCCGATGGGGTCAAAATGTCTTCACCGAACGGGTCAAAATGTCCTCATCGAGCTGGTCAAAATGACCATGTCGAAGAGGTCAGCATGAACTCATCGAACGGGTCAGATTGTCCCGATCTTACAGAGACTACAACAGAGATTACTACAGAGAATACAACAGAGAATACAACAGAGAATTCTTGTCCGGTTCCTGCGGAACAGGACCCGGCGAAAGAGGTTCTTGATTATTTTAATCTCACGACCAATTCAAATTACCGTGACGGAAAAACTACGATGGGACATATCCGCGCAAGACTGGCTGAGAATTATCTCCCATCTGACCTGAACCTGATCACCGACTACCTTACTGAAAAATGGCAAAACGACAGCAGGATGCGGGATTACCTGCGCCCTAAGACGCTGTTCAGCCCTGAGAACTGCGAAGAATATTTTGCCAAAGCACAGAAATGGCATGAATCCGGCCGCCCTGCGTGTGTTAACGGCCACTGGCTGAAGCCTGGCGAGGTGCATGTGGAAATTGATCCGCTGGAACGTGACGAGGCATTCGCTCGCCTGATTAGCAGCGGGTCAAAGCCGCGTAACCGCATCGAGGAAATCGCACTAAAAATGGCCGGTAAAACTGGTATCCGGAGGCAGACAGAATTCATGGGTCGCAAAACATGGATTTATATCTGGAAACAGGCCACAGAGCAGGCCGCAAAAGAACAGGAGGCAGCATGA
- a CDS encoding DUF968 domain-containing protein — translation MNYLLTGFVQEDARILMFNPGAEIGNFRNGARYVVSAAPRSMDGIPSGRVPADTQPLLTDARVLRFLDNPAVVKAAGGLQGFRHYVKSMGHCQINDPENPYHHHELTMTRRKDGFIRTCWHHDNILRARNVHQQQADEILLCNQRAFVARSIFTDLRLPAGHFLNPSDLFTWSVMRRVSDHLPPFICSYILMQPPEEEIIGTMTEHSIVHRARSHSQIVQGIVEQVKPVVIPEIEPEPPASFMKIPKLKRWECPKYLQWVKSQPCCVCGQQADDPHHIIGHGTGGTGTKAHDSFTIPLCRIHHDELHSDPAAWEQKHGSQLELLFKFMNRSYGIGVFG, via the coding sequence ATGAATTACCTGTTAACCGGCTTTGTCCAGGAAGATGCCCGGATCCTGATGTTTAATCCGGGCGCGGAGATCGGCAATTTCCGGAATGGCGCCCGTTATGTTGTCAGTGCTGCTCCCCGTTCAATGGATGGTATTCCGTCCGGTCGCGTTCCGGCAGATACGCAGCCGCTGCTGACGGATGCTCGGGTATTACGTTTCCTGGACAATCCCGCAGTGGTAAAAGCTGCCGGCGGTTTACAGGGGTTTCGGCATTACGTTAAATCGATGGGTCACTGCCAGATTAACGATCCGGAAAACCCTTATCACCACCACGAACTGACCATGACCCGGCGCAAGGACGGATTCATCCGGACGTGCTGGCACCATGACAACATCTTGCGGGCGCGTAATGTCCACCAGCAGCAGGCGGATGAAATTCTGTTATGCAACCAACGGGCATTTGTGGCGAGAAGTATTTTTACCGATCTTCGGCTGCCGGCCGGCCACTTTCTGAATCCCTCCGATTTGTTCACCTGGTCGGTGATGCGCCGTGTCAGTGATCATCTTCCGCCCTTTATCTGTTCATACATCCTGATGCAGCCACCGGAAGAAGAGATAATCGGCACCATGACGGAGCATTCCATTGTTCACCGGGCGCGTTCACACAGTCAGATTGTTCAGGGCATTGTTGAGCAGGTAAAGCCGGTCGTTATTCCGGAGATAGAGCCGGAGCCACCAGCCAGTTTTATGAAAATCCCGAAGTTAAAACGCTGGGAGTGCCCGAAATACCTGCAATGGGTGAAAAGCCAGCCGTGTTGTGTGTGCGGCCAGCAGGCGGACGACCCACATCACATCATCGGTCATGGCACCGGCGGTACCGGCACAAAGGCACACGACAGCTTTACTATCCCGCTGTGCCGTATTCACCATGACGAGTTACACAGCGACCCGGCAGCATGGGAGCAGAAGCACGGCAGCCAGCTGGAGTTGTTATTTAAGTTTATGAACCGGTCATACGGGATCGGTGTTTTTGGTTAA
- a CDS encoding antiterminator Q family protein: protein MRDIQIALDRWGGWSSSDNCGVDYSHIAAGFKGLIVSNRSERQSCSDHDGRVIDQAITKLKAVRKDEELDLIVAHYMYGVSKRAIARKWKLSEGRIRQMLQVAEGFVDGYLYATGAVLDMDLEIEKARVINCSKKVLVRYANSVLL from the coding sequence ATGAGAGATATTCAGATTGCATTAGACCGCTGGGGCGGATGGTCTTCATCAGACAACTGTGGAGTGGATTACTCACACATAGCAGCAGGATTTAAAGGGCTCATCGTCAGTAACAGATCGGAGCGCCAGTCATGTAGCGATCACGATGGCCGTGTTATCGACCAGGCAATCACTAAGTTAAAAGCTGTCAGAAAAGATGAAGAACTCGATCTGATTGTTGCTCATTACATGTACGGGGTATCAAAACGGGCAATAGCCCGTAAATGGAAGTTAAGCGAGGGGCGTATACGTCAGATGCTTCAGGTTGCAGAAGGGTTTGTCGATGGTTATCTGTATGCCACCGGTGCAGTTCTTGATATGGATTTAGAGATAGAAAAAGCCAGGGTAATAAATTGCAGTAAAAAAGTATTAGTGCGCTACGCAAATTCGGTGCTACTGTGA
- a CDS encoding phage holin family protein, translated as MRMSDKYSSPAAYAWGVFTAAFGALSLDQWAIVAGIVCTIGTFLVNWYYKRKEFQLKAGEHHE; from the coding sequence ATGCGTATGTCCGATAAATATTCCAGCCCTGCGGCGTATGCGTGGGGTGTCTTTACTGCTGCTTTTGGTGCTCTGTCTCTGGATCAATGGGCTATCGTTGCCGGTATCGTCTGCACCATCGGGACGTTCCTGGTGAACTGGTATTACAAACGGAAAGAATTCCAACTGAAAGCCGGAGAACATCATGAATAA
- a CDS encoding lysozyme: MNNRLFKKVMAACAAGAIAGALVLIPAYEGVEYKPYRDVAGVLTVCYGHTGSDIQPGKLYTDAECKALLHDDLTKVRRAVDPMIKVPIDDNTRAAIYSFAYNTGTGAFSRSTMLRKLNAGDIAGACDEMKRWTFAGGKQWQGLINRRETEKAVCHGTL, translated from the coding sequence ATGAATAACCGATTATTTAAAAAAGTCATGGCCGCTTGTGCTGCCGGGGCAATTGCCGGTGCGCTGGTGCTGATCCCCGCATATGAGGGTGTTGAGTACAAACCTTATCGTGATGTGGCCGGAGTGCTCACCGTATGTTACGGCCATACCGGCAGTGATATTCAGCCCGGCAAGCTGTACACGGACGCTGAATGTAAGGCGCTGTTGCATGACGACCTGACGAAAGTCCGGCGCGCGGTTGACCCGATGATCAAAGTGCCGATTGATGACAATACCCGGGCGGCCATCTATTCATTTGCATATAACACCGGAACCGGTGCGTTCTCGCGCTCCACTATGCTGCGCAAACTCAATGCCGGTGATATCGCCGGTGCATGTGACGAAATGAAGCGCTGGACGTTTGCCGGAGGTAAACAGTGGCAGGGTCTGATCAACCGGCGCGAGACGGAGAAAGCGGTATGCCACGGAACCCTTTAA
- a CDS encoding HNH endonuclease — translation MTVAQQRQRQWTTSPRKLMGGTDAESNLQSLCWPCHYHKTATERNRG, via the coding sequence GTGACGGTCGCGCAACAGAGGCAAAGACAGTGGACCACATCACCCCGAAAGCTCATGGGGGGGACCGATGCGGAAAGTAATCTGCAAAGCCTGTGCTGGCCCTGTCACTACCATAAGACGGCAACAGAACGTAATCGCGGCTGA
- a CDS encoding phage terminase small subunit P27 family, translating into MSGPPKTPSHLRLVRGNPSKRPINKKEPKPPSGVPPTPKHFTKQGKYWFKRIGEELDAMGVMSSMDAKALELLIEVYTEYRQHCDTLDEEGYTYTTQSDGGTLIKAHPVAAMKADAWKRIRAMLGEFGMTPASRSKVTINTPAEEDPFEAFMKKRK; encoded by the coding sequence ATGTCGGGACCACCGAAAACCCCGTCACACCTGCGTTTGGTCAGGGGTAACCCATCAAAACGCCCGATCAATAAAAAAGAACCGAAACCGCCGTCAGGGGTACCCCCAACTCCGAAGCATTTTACCAAGCAGGGGAAATACTGGTTTAAGCGGATCGGGGAAGAACTCGATGCCATGGGCGTGATGAGTTCGATGGATGCCAAAGCGCTGGAGCTGCTGATCGAGGTATACACCGAATACCGGCAGCACTGCGATACCCTGGACGAAGAAGGTTACACCTACACAACACAGAGTGATGGCGGCACACTGATAAAAGCACACCCGGTGGCGGCAATGAAAGCCGATGCCTGGAAACGGATCCGGGCAATGCTGGGTGAATTTGGTATGACCCCGGCGTCCCGCTCGAAGGTAACGATTAACACACCAGCCGAAGAAGACCCTTTCGAGGCATTTATGAAAAAGCGCAAATGA
- a CDS encoding terminase large subunit, whose amino-acid sequence MATVADGIRYAEQVVAGEIVTGELIRLACQRFLDDLERGPERDIFFIEERAQHILDFYQFVPHVKGALAGKPIELMPWHTFILINIFGFVIPLVDELSGEAQYDDDGDPVLVRRFRTAYNEVARKNAKSTLSSGIGLYMTGADGEGGAEVYSAATTRDQARIVFEDAKNMIKKAKSSLGRLFEFNKLAIYQERSASKFEPLSSDANNLDGLNIHCGIVDELHAHKTRDVWDVLETGTGARLQSLLFAITTAGFNREGICYELRDYAIKVLRGVVEDDTFFAAIYTLDKDDEPFDESVWIKANPGLGVCKRFDDMRRLAKKAKEQIAARPNFLTKHLNMWVNAESIWMDSGKWDNCPENAPDDELKNCPVWVGVDLANKIDVAAAIKVYEDPRGQVHVKCKFWLPEDRIETAPNHIAELYRKWAAAGHLELTDGEVIDHDIIKADILAWCEGDDLRELGFDPWSAVQFSRRLAEEGIPLVEVAQTVKNMSESMKTVQADVYSGKFHHDHNPMMSWMMSNVTVKPDKNDNIFPNKSTPENKIDGPVALFTAKSRQMVNGGEDKQDLSGFFENPIMVGI is encoded by the coding sequence ATGGCAACCGTAGCAGATGGGATCCGGTACGCCGAACAGGTAGTTGCCGGAGAAATAGTTACGGGCGAACTGATACGCCTGGCGTGTCAGCGGTTTCTTGATGATTTAGAGCGTGGCCCTGAGCGCGACATCTTTTTCATTGAAGAACGCGCCCAGCATATTCTGGATTTTTACCAGTTTGTCCCGCACGTCAAAGGGGCGCTGGCAGGCAAGCCGATAGAGCTGATGCCGTGGCATACCTTTATTCTGATTAATATCTTTGGTTTCGTGATCCCGCTGGTTGATGAACTCAGCGGTGAGGCTCAGTACGACGATGACGGCGATCCGGTACTGGTTCGTCGCTTCCGGACAGCCTATAACGAAGTTGCACGTAAAAACGCCAAATCCACACTTTCATCCGGCATCGGCCTGTATATGACCGGTGCTGACGGTGAGGGGGGCGCCGAGGTTTACTCGGCAGCTACAACCCGTGATCAGGCCCGTATCGTGTTTGAAGATGCGAAAAACATGATTAAAAAGGCCAAAAGCTCACTCGGCCGCCTGTTTGAATTTAATAAGCTGGCGATTTACCAGGAGCGGTCCGCATCCAAGTTTGAGCCGCTTTCCAGCGATGCAAACAACCTCGACGGCCTGAATATTCACTGCGGCATTGTGGACGAACTTCACGCCCACAAAACCCGTGATGTGTGGGATGTGCTGGAAACCGGGACCGGTGCCCGTCTGCAATCGCTTCTGTTTGCGATCACCACCGCGGGATTTAACCGCGAAGGCATCTGCTACGAACTGCGGGATTACGCCATCAAGGTACTGCGGGGCGTAGTGGAGGATGACACTTTTTTCGCGGCCATTTACACGCTGGATAAAGATGATGAACCGTTCGATGAGTCTGTCTGGATAAAGGCTAATCCGGGGCTGGGTGTCTGCAAGCGCTTTGATGATATGCGCCGCCTGGCGAAAAAAGCAAAAGAGCAGATTGCCGCCCGGCCTAACTTTCTGACCAAACACCTCAATATGTGGGTTAACGCGGAGTCGATCTGGATGGACTCAGGAAAATGGGACAACTGCCCTGAAAACGCGCCGGATGATGAACTGAAGAACTGCCCGGTCTGGGTCGGTGTTGACCTGGCAAATAAAATCGACGTGGCCGCGGCAATTAAGGTTTATGAAGATCCGCGCGGACAGGTGCATGTTAAGTGTAAATTCTGGCTGCCGGAAGACCGGATAGAAACCGCACCGAATCATATTGCGGAGCTGTACCGGAAATGGGCGGCCGCCGGGCATCTGGAGCTGACTGATGGTGAGGTTATTGATCATGACATCATCAAAGCCGACATTCTGGCATGGTGCGAAGGTGATGACCTGCGTGAGCTCGGGTTTGACCCGTGGAGCGCGGTGCAGTTCTCACGCCGCCTGGCGGAAGAGGGGATCCCGCTGGTGGAAGTGGCGCAGACGGTGAAAAACATGTCTGAATCCATGAAAACAGTACAGGCCGATGTCTATTCCGGAAAATTTCACCATGATCACAATCCGATGATGTCCTGGATGATGTCGAACGTGACCGTAAAACCGGACAAAAACGACAACATTTTCCCGAACAAATCGACACCGGAAAACAAAATCGACGGACCGGTCGCGCTGTTTACGGCCAAATCACGCCAGATGGTGAACGGCGGGGAGGATAAGCAGGATCTTTCCGGATTCTTTGAAAACCCAATTATGGTAGGTATTTAA